A single Staphylococcus muscae DNA region contains:
- the graF gene encoding glycopeptide resistance-associated protein GraF — protein MSEKDLKQAAEQAKEKEEALKDKAQEAKDGIDKTKDDIQSTLD, from the coding sequence ATGTCAGAAAAAGATTTAAAACAAGCTGCAGAGCAAGCAAAAGAAAAAGAAGAAGCGTTAAAAGATAAAGCGCAAGAAGCTAAAGACGGTATCGACAAAACAAAAGATGATATCCAAAGCACTTTAGATTAA
- a CDS encoding class I SAM-dependent rRNA methyltransferase — MKTAILNSGKETKYFNGYPLIEEEDIYQQSALNSGDLFHLTTDKGMYIATGYVGRQHKGLGWVLSYDADEEINQSFFERLFEAAKQERDYYYHIDGTNAFRLFNGEGDGVGGLTIDHYNGHLLIQWYSQGIYAFREDIIAAMTQVFEYTSIYEKTRFKDADIQGGFVMGEAPEFPIVIEENFTFYNVHLDDGPMTGIFLDQKEVRKKIRDYYSAERHVLNLFSYTGAFSVIAAAQATQTTSVDLANRSRPMTEENFGLNGIDPKSQSLYVMDTFDYFKYAERHNLSYDTIVIDPPSFARNKKKTFSVVKDYDKLIEGALPILKERGTLVLSTNHSMYTLKAFKNMIKKTLSNKGINYQIDEVMGLPKDFKTHPHYKPSKYLKVVFVTLMD; from the coding sequence ATGAAAACAGCAATTTTAAATAGTGGGAAAGAAACGAAATATTTCAATGGTTATCCATTGATTGAAGAAGAAGATATCTATCAACAGAGTGCACTGAATAGTGGCGACTTGTTCCATTTGACAACGGACAAAGGTATGTATATTGCGACAGGTTATGTCGGTCGTCAGCATAAAGGACTAGGTTGGGTGCTATCATATGATGCAGATGAAGAGATTAATCAATCCTTTTTTGAACGATTATTTGAAGCGGCAAAACAAGAACGTGACTATTATTATCACATTGATGGAACGAATGCATTTCGTTTATTTAACGGAGAAGGAGACGGTGTCGGTGGTTTAACAATTGATCACTATAACGGTCATCTGTTAATCCAATGGTATTCACAAGGTATCTATGCGTTTCGTGAGGATATTATTGCTGCTATGACACAAGTGTTTGAATACACATCTATTTATGAAAAAACACGCTTTAAAGATGCAGATATTCAAGGTGGCTTTGTGATGGGGGAGGCACCTGAATTTCCTATCGTCATTGAAGAAAACTTCACTTTTTATAACGTCCATTTAGATGATGGGCCGATGACGGGAATTTTCTTGGACCAAAAAGAAGTACGTAAAAAGATTCGTGACTATTACAGTGCAGAACGACATGTGTTGAACTTATTCAGTTATACTGGTGCGTTTTCAGTCATTGCAGCTGCACAAGCGACACAAACGACCAGTGTGGACTTGGCGAATCGTTCACGTCCAATGACTGAAGAGAATTTTGGCTTGAATGGTATCGATCCGAAATCACAATCTTTATATGTGATGGACACGTTTGATTACTTTAAGTATGCAGAGCGCCACAACTTGTCATATGACACCATTGTGATTGATCCACCAAGCTTTGCAAGAAATAAAAAGAAAACATTCTCAGTCGTGAAAGATTATGACAAATTGATTGAAGGCGCATTACCGATATTAAAAGAACGTGGTACGCTTGTTTTAAGTACGAATCACAGTATGTACACATTAAAAGCCTTCAAAAACATGATCAAAAAAACATTGTCTAATAAGGGAATCAACTATCAAATTGATGAAGTGATGGGATTACCGAAAGACTTTAAGACACATCCACACTATAAGCCATCTAAGTATTTAAAAGTAGTTTTTGTCACATTAATGGATTAA
- a CDS encoding ABC transporter ATP-binding protein, translated as MLKAKNLRLKYPSTDHKIFDGLDIEIKDKEKVLLLGPSGSGKSTLLNVLSGIVPDLIDLPMKYDELEVARHAGVIFQDPDSQFCMPQVNEELAFILENQQVPQDEMDHRIQAALNKVQLDVNPKQAINKLSGGMKQKLAIAGTLLMEADTLFLDEPTAMLDIEATQNLWDLLKDLWADQTVLIVEHKVAHVWDYVDRVILMNHEGQIIQQGSPDKILANYEETLTEYGVWHPNAWTAAPLPNQTPNISSQSFRFNYQDGAIQRGRRTLYQVPDLTISPGQWLTITGKNGSGKTTLFESMMQLIPYQGTMQWNEQKLKKVRDAASHMYLVYQNPELQFIQNSVYDEIFVNYEYMNPQHADEQTTAMLALLDLAHVSKQHPFELSMGQKRRLSVATALSTNANIILLDEPTFGLDSHNTFKLITLFQERIAKGQTIVMITHDPHIIERYPSRHFEVLNGILHEVEVPAND; from the coding sequence TTGCTTAAAGCAAAAAACCTACGCTTAAAGTATCCAAGTACAGACCATAAAATATTTGATGGTCTTGATATTGAAATTAAAGATAAAGAAAAGGTACTTTTACTCGGCCCATCAGGGTCTGGTAAAAGCACCCTATTGAACGTCTTGAGTGGTATCGTTCCTGATCTCATTGATCTGCCGATGAAATATGACGAATTAGAAGTTGCACGTCATGCTGGCGTCATCTTCCAAGATCCCGATTCACAATTCTGTATGCCACAAGTCAATGAAGAACTTGCATTTATACTTGAGAATCAACAAGTGCCACAAGATGAGATGGATCATCGTATTCAAGCTGCACTTAACAAAGTACAGCTCGATGTAAATCCAAAACAAGCAATTAACAAATTGAGCGGTGGGATGAAACAAAAACTGGCGATTGCAGGTACCTTACTCATGGAAGCTGATACATTATTTTTAGATGAACCGACTGCAATGCTCGACATCGAAGCAACACAAAACTTGTGGGACTTGCTCAAAGATTTATGGGCAGATCAAACGGTACTCATTGTCGAGCATAAGGTGGCTCATGTTTGGGATTATGTCGACCGAGTTATTCTTATGAATCATGAAGGTCAAATCATACAACAAGGGTCTCCGGATAAGATATTAGCCAATTATGAAGAGACATTGACTGAATATGGCGTTTGGCATCCGAATGCTTGGACAGCCGCTCCCCTTCCAAATCAAACACCTAATATTTCATCTCAAAGTTTTCGTTTTAATTATCAAGATGGCGCTATCCAAAGAGGACGTCGTACACTGTATCAAGTACCTGATTTAACAATATCACCAGGTCAATGGCTAACAATTACTGGAAAAAATGGGTCTGGCAAAACGACTTTGTTTGAGTCGATGATGCAACTCATCCCCTATCAAGGCACGATGCAATGGAATGAACAAAAACTAAAAAAAGTACGTGATGCAGCCAGTCATATGTACCTAGTCTATCAAAATCCGGAACTGCAATTTATTCAAAATAGTGTTTATGATGAAATTTTTGTGAACTATGAATATATGAATCCACAACATGCTGATGAACAGACGACAGCTATGTTGGCGTTGCTCGACTTAGCACATGTGTCTAAACAACACCCTTTCGAACTTTCGATGGGTCAGAAAAGACGTTTAAGTGTTGCAACGGCATTAAGTACAAATGCTAATATCATCTTACTCGATGAACCAACATTCGGGTTAGACAGCCATAATACATTTAAACTTATTACGTTATTCCAAGAACGCATCGCAAAAGGACAAACGATTGTCATGATTACACATGACCCACATATTATCGAACGCTATCCATCCCGCCATTTTGAAGTCTTAAATGGCATTTTACATGAAGTGGAGGTGCCAGCAAATGATTGA
- a CDS encoding energy-coupling factor transporter transmembrane component T family protein produces the protein MIESWKTHRTFMDQVNIVTKLFLAVALFFFIIFIHNFDIMLYLAFFMFAFLLCVAGTKWKVVASFVVMATFFALTSSLFMIFYGNGTHILLEFGFVKISVESLVRGLHLSLRTIVISYFGLSIAFTSQVIMIFYSLMQHLKVPPKVAYAFMAAFRMIPLMIESVFQLRNSLKMRYQMISNKNYSGFKRFKHLLIPLLSQNIRKAHRLSVAMEKKGFHDGKRTYYYHVPFSYRDILLVVIIIVLIALAFTCANYLPITGISDAR, from the coding sequence ATGATTGAATCATGGAAAACGCATCGAACATTCATGGATCAAGTTAATATTGTAACGAAGCTGTTCCTTGCAGTTGCACTATTCTTTTTCATTATCTTCATCCATAACTTCGATATCATGTTATATTTGGCATTTTTCATGTTCGCATTTTTACTGTGTGTAGCAGGTACCAAATGGAAAGTTGTTGCTTCATTCGTTGTAATGGCTACTTTTTTCGCACTCACCTCTTCACTATTTATGATTTTTTATGGGAATGGAACACATATTTTATTAGAATTTGGCTTTGTAAAAATCAGTGTTGAAAGTCTTGTGAGAGGTTTACACCTATCTTTAAGAACAATTGTCATTAGTTACTTTGGACTATCAATTGCGTTTACTTCACAGGTCATTATGATTTTTTATAGCTTGATGCAGCATTTGAAGGTACCACCCAAAGTAGCTTATGCCTTTATGGCTGCATTTCGAATGATTCCATTGATGATTGAATCTGTCTTTCAATTGCGTAATTCACTTAAAATGCGCTACCAAATGATTAGCAATAAAAATTACAGTGGTTTCAAACGATTCAAACATCTTTTAATCCCACTGCTCAGTCAAAATATCCGAAAAGCACATCGCCTATCTGTTGCGATGGAGAAAAAAGGCTTCCACGATGGTAAACGCACATATTATTACCATGTTCCTTTCAGTTACCGTGATATTTTGTTAGTCGTCATCATCATCGTGCTCATTGCTCTTGCATTTACGTGTGCCAATTACTTACCAATCACAGGTATTTCAGACGCACGTTAA
- a CDS encoding ECF transporter S component: MKKGLTLSDILVTVLVSVIFGVVYNIWWVVTKTIQPLGLQIDQLLYGMWFAAAVVAYLIIPKMGIALLAEFAAGAGETIMMGRFDIPTIIYALLQGLACELVFALFRYRSRAFMVALLAGLAAALISLPIDWYYGYLGEVAEWNLILYVVFRIISGVVLAGAFPYYLVKALDQTGVTKLFRPASKDDYDSL; encoded by the coding sequence ATGAAAAAAGGCTTAACATTGTCAGACATACTCGTGACAGTCTTAGTTTCTGTCATCTTCGGTGTAGTTTATAACATATGGTGGGTTGTTACGAAGACAATCCAACCACTCGGTTTACAAATCGATCAACTTTTATATGGTATGTGGTTTGCAGCAGCAGTTGTTGCATATCTCATCATTCCTAAAATGGGCATTGCTTTACTTGCAGAATTTGCGGCAGGTGCAGGTGAAACGATTATGATGGGACGCTTTGATATTCCAACGATTATCTATGCACTCTTACAAGGCCTTGCTTGTGAACTTGTATTTGCATTATTCCGCTATCGTTCTCGTGCATTTATGGTTGCGCTGTTAGCAGGTCTCGCAGCTGCGCTCATCAGCTTACCTATCGACTGGTACTATGGTTACTTAGGTGAAGTTGCAGAATGGAATCTTATATTATATGTCGTATTTCGCATCATTAGTGGTGTCGTATTAGCTGGTGCTTTCCCATATTATCTGGTCAAAGCATTGGATCAAACAGGTGTGACGAAGCTATTTAGACCTGCATCAAAAGACGACTATGATTCACTATAA
- the purD gene encoding phosphoribosylamine--glycine ligase gives MNILVIGGGGREHVLAKKLNQSPLVECVYAIPGNDAMAHVAEVHAEIAENEHDKIVLFAKDHHVEWVVIGPEQPLTEGLANQLREAGIKVFGPNKAAAQIEGSKSFAKQLMAKYDIPTADYQEIDTKTEALAYIEQCDLPVVLKKDGLAAGKGVIIADTREAAQAAVETLYPEEESKVVFEQFLQGEEFSLMTFVNGDYAVPFDTIAQDHKRAYDHDEGPNTGGMGAYCPVPHIGQDVLDVTNERIAQPIARAMKKEGYDFFGLLYIGAILTDEGPKVIEFNARFGDPEAQVLLTRMESDLMAHILQLEAREPIDMRWKDEAVVGVMLASKGYPNAYEKGVSVTGFERDLDHYFVSGLKYDGTRYINAGGRVILAIGEGTSIAEAQREAYRRVDQIESDGLFYRKDIANKAL, from the coding sequence TTCCTGGTAATGATGCGATGGCTCATGTTGCTGAAGTTCATGCAGAAATTGCCGAAAATGAACATGATAAAATTGTTCTGTTTGCAAAAGACCATCACGTCGAGTGGGTTGTGATCGGTCCAGAACAACCTTTAACAGAAGGACTTGCAAATCAATTACGTGAAGCGGGAATCAAAGTTTTTGGCCCAAATAAAGCAGCGGCACAAATTGAAGGGTCGAAGTCATTTGCCAAACAATTGATGGCAAAATATGACATTCCAACTGCTGATTATCAAGAAATTGATACAAAAACAGAAGCACTTGCATATATTGAACAATGTGATTTGCCAGTTGTGTTGAAAAAAGATGGCTTAGCAGCAGGTAAAGGTGTCATTATTGCCGATACACGAGAAGCAGCACAAGCAGCAGTTGAGACACTTTATCCTGAAGAAGAGAGCAAAGTAGTATTTGAGCAATTTTTACAAGGTGAAGAGTTTTCTTTAATGACCTTCGTAAATGGAGATTATGCTGTACCTTTTGATACGATTGCACAAGATCACAAACGTGCCTATGATCATGATGAAGGACCGAATACAGGAGGTATGGGTGCGTATTGTCCTGTACCACATATCGGTCAAGATGTACTGGATGTAACGAATGAACGTATTGCACAGCCGATTGCACGTGCGATGAAAAAAGAAGGCTATGATTTCTTCGGTTTGTTGTATATCGGTGCAATTTTAACTGATGAAGGACCGAAAGTGATTGAGTTTAATGCACGCTTTGGTGATCCTGAAGCACAAGTTTTATTAACACGTATGGAGAGCGATTTGATGGCGCACATTTTACAATTGGAAGCACGAGAGCCGATTGATATGCGATGGAAAGATGAAGCGGTGGTTGGTGTCATGTTAGCTTCCAAAGGATACCCAAATGCATATGAAAAAGGAGTATCCGTGACAGGTTTTGAACGAGACTTAGATCATTATTTCGTTAGTGGCTTAAAGTATGATGGTACTCGATATATCAATGCGGGTGGACGTGTTATATTAGCCATTGGAGAAGGTACTTCGATTGCAGAAGCACAGCGTGAAGCATATCGACGTGTTGATCAAATAGAGAGTGATGGTCTATTTTATCGTAAAGACATTGCGAATAAAGCATTATAA
- the auxA gene encoding lipoteichoic acid stability factor AuxA, whose amino-acid sequence MSFFNKYTEVIYSYIIGAVAILLSIVIFINIPLIEQLKSGKHHVPQIHNVWDFIMAFFNEIIRVMSKYIGDFPLISGLIILAFGVLLIVIARVLTNTTRFDYDISMFFLLIGIIFFVLTLIFMSQVYGILAFIFVIPFLMHIGYITFKDELNPLHRKQHYLWLIFGYGVSYLFTQLALYSRLEAREVAPIDVLSINTFFVVLWLLGQMAIWNFLFLRRSLPVFHEELDEAASQYLRSKKYQYSDQSKVQFKDIQSRTSELTHDITHRTRRSINIEKIRKKRDYIKEKWFGWAKLEEDDIPSFLRKRPKWFKRAHVNIACGVILLFFILLEFNNRNALFASGDWQLSQTQYVYEWISLLLLLFIAIAYIVTTITFMLRGKHYYIQLFMISILFFKLMTEYVVILFHGLLLSIFITPILVLMLIPAIVAFVLQLRQPAIKE is encoded by the coding sequence ATGTCCTTTTTTAATAAGTACACCGAAGTTATTTATTCCTATATTATAGGTGCGGTTGCGATATTGTTGAGTATCGTTATTTTTATCAATATTCCGCTCATTGAACAACTCAAATCAGGCAAACACCATGTGCCACAAATCCACAATGTATGGGATTTTATCATGGCGTTTTTTAATGAGATTATTCGTGTGATGAGTAAGTACATCGGAGATTTCCCGCTCATTAGCGGACTCATCATTTTGGCATTCGGTGTTCTGCTGATTGTCATTGCACGTGTACTAACCAATACAACTCGCTTTGACTATGATATCTCTATGTTCTTTTTATTAATCGGTATCATTTTCTTTGTGCTAACATTGATTTTTATGTCACAAGTATATGGAATTTTGGCGTTTATTTTCGTTATTCCATTCTTAATGCATATTGGTTATATTACGTTTAAAGATGAACTGAATCCGTTACATCGCAAGCAGCACTATCTATGGTTGATTTTTGGGTATGGGGTGAGTTATTTATTTACACAATTAGCACTCTATTCAAGACTTGAAGCACGTGAGGTAGCGCCAATCGATGTATTGAGTATCAATACATTTTTTGTAGTGCTGTGGTTACTCGGTCAGATGGCAATCTGGAACTTCTTATTTTTACGTCGTTCATTACCTGTTTTTCATGAGGAATTAGACGAAGCTGCCAGTCAGTATTTAAGAAGTAAAAAGTATCAATACAGCGATCAATCGAAAGTGCAGTTTAAAGATATTCAGAGCCGTACATCTGAACTGACACATGATATTACACATCGTACACGACGCAGCATTAATATTGAAAAGATACGTAAGAAACGTGATTATATCAAAGAAAAATGGTTTGGTTGGGCGAAGTTAGAAGAAGATGATATTCCATCGTTTTTACGCAAACGTCCAAAATGGTTTAAACGTGCACATGTGAATATAGCATGTGGCGTGATTCTGTTGTTCTTCATACTACTAGAATTTAACAATCGTAATGCATTGTTTGCTTCTGGAGATTGGCAATTATCACAAACGCAGTACGTCTATGAATGGATTAGCTTATTACTATTGCTGTTTATTGCAATTGCGTATATCGTAACAACAATTACATTCATGTTAAGAGGGAAGCACTACTATATTCAACTGTTTATGATTAGCATTCTGTTCTTTAAGTTGATGACAGAGTATGTTGTTATTCTATTTCATGGTTTGTTATTGTCGATATTTATTACACCAATCTTAGTATTGATGCTCATCCCAGCTATCGTTGCATTTGTACTACAATTACGTCAACCAGCTATAAAAGAATAG